From Chlorocebus sabaeus isolate Y175 chromosome 15, mChlSab1.0.hap1, whole genome shotgun sequence, the proteins below share one genomic window:
- the FAM131A gene encoding protein FAM131A isoform X2 yields the protein MLPKSRRALTIQEIAALARSSLHGISQVVKDHVTKPTAMAQGRVAHLIEWKGWSKPSDSPAALESAFSSYSDLSEGEQEARFAAGVAEQFAIAEAKLRAWSSVDGEDSTDDSYDEDFAGGMDTDMAGQLPLGPHLQDLFTGHRFSRPVRQGSVEPESDCSQTVSPDTLCSSLCSLEDGLLGSPARLASQLLGDELLLAKLPPSRESAFRSLGPLETQDSLYNSPLTESCLSPAEEEPAPCKDCQPLCPPLVGSWERQRQASDVASSGVVSLDEDEPEEQ from the exons ATGCTGCCCAAGTCCCGGAGAGCCCTAACTATCCAGGAGATCGCTGCGCTGGCCAGGTCCTCCCTGCATG GTATTTCCCAGGTGGTGAAGGACCACGTGACCAAGCCTACTGCCATGGCCCAGGGCCGAGTGGCTCACCTCATTGAGTGGAAGGGCTGGAGCAAGCCGAGTGACTCGCCTGCTGCCCTGGAATCAGCCTTTTCCTCCTATTCGGACCTCAGCGAGGGCGAACAAGAGGCTCGCTTTGCAGCAG GAGTGGCTGAGCAGTTTGCCATCGCGGAAGCCAAACTCCGAGCGTGGTCTTCTGTGGATGGCGAGGACTCCACTGATGACTCCTATGATGAGGACTTTGCTGGGGGAATGGACACAG ACATGGCTGGGCAGCTGCCCCTGGGGCCCCACCTCCAGGACCTGTTCACCGGCCACCGGTTCTCCCGACCTGTGCGCCAGGGCTCCGTGGAGCCTGAGAGCGACTGCTCGCAGACCGTGTCCCCAGACACCCTGTGCTCTAGTCTGTGCAGCCTGGAGGATGGGCTGTTGGGCTCCCCAGCCCGGCTGGCCTCCCAGCTGCTGGGCGATGAGCTGCTTCTCGCCAAACTGCCCCCCAGCCGGGAAAGTGCCTTCCGCAGCCTGGGCCCACTGGAGACCCAGGACTCGCTCTACAACTCGCCCCTCACGGAGTCCTGCCTTTCCCCCGCTGAGGAGGAGCCAGCCCCCTGCAAGGACTGCCAGCCGCTCTGCCCACCACTAGTAGGCAGCTGGGAACGGCAGCGACAAGCCTCTGACGTGGCCTCTTCTGGGGTGGTGTCCTTAGATGAGGATGAGCCAGAGGAACAGTGA
- the FAM131A gene encoding protein FAM131A isoform X1: MPMISVLGKMFLWQREGPGGRWTCQTSRRVSSDPAWAVEWIELPRGLSLSSLGSARTLRGWSRSSRPSSVDSQDLPEVNVGDTVAMLPKSRRALTIQEIAALARSSLHGISQVVKDHVTKPTAMAQGRVAHLIEWKGWSKPSDSPAALESAFSSYSDLSEGEQEARFAAGVAEQFAIAEAKLRAWSSVDGEDSTDDSYDEDFAGGMDTDMAGQLPLGPHLQDLFTGHRFSRPVRQGSVEPESDCSQTVSPDTLCSSLCSLEDGLLGSPARLASQLLGDELLLAKLPPSRESAFRSLGPLETQDSLYNSPLTESCLSPAEEEPAPCKDCQPLCPPLVGSWERQRQASDVASSGVVSLDEDEPEEQ, from the exons ATGCCTATGATTTCTGTGCTGGGCAAAATGTTTCTGTGGCAGCGTGAAGGGCCTGGAGGACGATGGACTTGTCAGACAAGTCGCAGAG TGTCCTCGGACCCCGCGTGGGCTGTGGAGTGGATCGAACTTCCTCGGGGTCTCTCTCTATCCTCCTTGGGATCTGCTCGAACCCTCCGAGGCTGGAGCAGGTCCTCCCGCCCTTCCTCGGTGGACAGCCAGGACTTGCCAGAG GTGAATGTTGGAGACACAGTCGCGATGCTGCCCAAGTCCCGGAGAGCCCTAACTATCCAGGAGATCGCTGCGCTGGCCAGGTCCTCCCTGCATG GTATTTCCCAGGTGGTGAAGGACCACGTGACCAAGCCTACTGCCATGGCCCAGGGCCGAGTGGCTCACCTCATTGAGTGGAAGGGCTGGAGCAAGCCGAGTGACTCGCCTGCTGCCCTGGAATCAGCCTTTTCCTCCTATTCGGACCTCAGCGAGGGCGAACAAGAGGCTCGCTTTGCAGCAG GAGTGGCTGAGCAGTTTGCCATCGCGGAAGCCAAACTCCGAGCGTGGTCTTCTGTGGATGGCGAGGACTCCACTGATGACTCCTATGATGAGGACTTTGCTGGGGGAATGGACACAG ACATGGCTGGGCAGCTGCCCCTGGGGCCCCACCTCCAGGACCTGTTCACCGGCCACCGGTTCTCCCGACCTGTGCGCCAGGGCTCCGTGGAGCCTGAGAGCGACTGCTCGCAGACCGTGTCCCCAGACACCCTGTGCTCTAGTCTGTGCAGCCTGGAGGATGGGCTGTTGGGCTCCCCAGCCCGGCTGGCCTCCCAGCTGCTGGGCGATGAGCTGCTTCTCGCCAAACTGCCCCCCAGCCGGGAAAGTGCCTTCCGCAGCCTGGGCCCACTGGAGACCCAGGACTCGCTCTACAACTCGCCCCTCACGGAGTCCTGCCTTTCCCCCGCTGAGGAGGAGCCAGCCCCCTGCAAGGACTGCCAGCCGCTCTGCCCACCACTAGTAGGCAGCTGGGAACGGCAGCGACAAGCCTCTGACGTGGCCTCTTCTGGGGTGGTGTCCTTAGATGAGGATGAGCCAGAGGAACAGTGA